Genomic segment of Nostoc sp. TCL240-02:
CCGCAATGTAGGATACCGTTTTAACATGGAAATTTTGAATACCAATATTTCACAATCACAAACAACAAAGTTGGCTAGAGAAAGATTTAATAATCAACGTTCAACACTTACTAGTAGTCAAGTGTAGATTGGGAATTGGGCATTGGAAATTGGGAATTGAGAAAGTAAGATAACGACTCTTAACTCCTTTCTCGTAACCAATTCAAAATTTAAAATCCAAAATTGTCTTGAGCTTCTGCTTGAATTAAGCTTTCTCGTAATTCAAGCCAGTCTATCTCAGAGACTGTTTGATTTGCGGATAAACGGCCTTGTTCTAGGTGTAATAATCGAGTACAAAACATTTGGGCAAGTTCCAGTTGGTGATTTACCATCAGAATCGTGGTTTGATGAGTCTGACTCAACTGGGTTAATACTTGCATTAGATGAGAAGCAGTACCAGCATCAAGGGCAGAGGTTGGCTCGTCTAATAATAATATTTTAGGCTGGATGAGTAAGGCACGAGCGATCGCTACTAATTGTCGTTGTCCCACAGAAAGTTGTACCTCAGTTCGCCCTAACCATTCATTGGGAATATGCAGTTGTTCTGTCCAGTAACTGATTCGTTCCTGAATTGTCTCTTTAGGCAAGCCACGCAAAACTAAAGGATAAGCCAAGGCTTGCTGAACTGTCATCCCTAACAGCTTTGACTCTTGCAATACAAGTACAACCATCTGGCGTAGCTGGATGACAGGAATTTGGCGATATTCTTGATTTTCTAGATAGATTTTGCCACTGCTGGGTTCAATTAGGCGGTTGATGAGGCGTAATAACGAAGTTTTACCAGCACCTACTGGCCCTACAATGGCAATGCGTTCGCTTTGAAATACCTCTAAGTCAATATCTCGCAATATGGGGTATCCCTGCTGATTGCCTGGATGTTGGGTTTTCAGCTTTGTAAACAGATTAACTTTCTCTAGCCTGAGTATTACCTTATTCAAGGGGAGTGAGGAGATGAGGGAAATGATGGAGATGCGGGAGAAATAGACAATGCCCAATGTTCAATGCCCTATGCCCCATGCTCAATTTTAAGTTAATTGTGCAGTAGTTAAAGCTGTAGCGATCGCCCAGCCATCGACTAATAGTAGTAGCAGTGTGAATACTAGTAAAATCAGGTACATCCACGGCTGTGCTAAAGGGCGAACATCTGTAGTATCAATACCCGTCTTTGCTTGGACAATCTGCACGAAACGGGCAAATCCAGATACACGCATTGGTAGTAAATAAGCTTTCCCATCTTGGCTGAGGAAGTAATAAACTAAGCCTCCTTGACCAGTGGTGCGGGGTTTTAACTCTTTTACCTCTGACCAAGGTAAAAACCAGCCTTTACGGAAAAAACGAGGAACCCAGGTGGGGTAAGTAACCTGAATTCCCTGGTCATCTACCATTACTTGTTCAGTCAATACTGCATACAAGGCAACTAAGCCGATGCCAATCCCTATCCACAATAATATTGGAGGTACGGGTGCGGCTGTTACCTGCGATAAAAAGGGTAATGGGACTGTGAGTGCTACGTATAAACTCAACAACGTTATCCGAATCAAAGGAGACAAACGAAAGACAGAAGCTAAGATATTGGCTGAATTTGCTGTCACGGCTTAATTACAATGCTTTTCTTCATTGTAGGGTAGGTCTATGTTTTAGCTGGACTGTTAAATTCGTAATTCGTAATTTTTTAGGGTAAATACTTCTGTACTACAATCCAACCAGTAAGGGACACCCAGGCAAATCCTACAAATAAAATAATATTTACGCCGATGTGTAAGGGTCTAGCCCAAGGTCGTCTAGCACTAATTTGCGTGGCACTGAAAACAGACAGTAAAACTAATGCTACCACTATCAATCCAGATGCCAAGTGTGACGAGTGACCTAAAGAACCAAAGTGCCCTAAAGTGCCAACAATCCCGATCGCTAGCAATAGTAGTACTAAACTTACCATGCTGATGCCCATTAAATAGTGGAGCGATCGCACCTCTCTATTTCCGCCCAGAAATGGCGTAAAAGGAAATTGTTGCGAAGTTCTCGCCCGAAACATCCAAACGCCGGTGATTGCTAACATCAGATATGCCAGCAGGGACAACCCCATCGACCAGGCCGCTATTTTCCACAACCAAAGAAATGAAGGCAGATTCATAAGAATGATTGTAGATGAGAGTAGGGAGATGAGGAACAATGCCAATGACCAATGACCAATAAAAAAGGCTGCCGAATTCAGCAACCCTTAAATTTAGCTAAATTTTTTTTATCAATCAACAGATGCTAAACTAACCATTTGTAAAGGTTTTGTACTATCTCCGGTTTTTGTATTAATTTGCTGCACCAATGATTTGGCATTAATAGGGTCTTCTCCAGATGATGAGTCTGTATCAAACTCATCTGTATTGGGTTCTTCGAGCATCAGGCGATCACACGGAATCTTATCTGATAAAATTGCACTTGCCATCATCCCTGTATGAATCTCCAATTGAGCTTTTCGCGGAGCTTCAAACACCAAACGTTGTCCAGAGAAAACA
This window contains:
- a CDS encoding ATP-binding cassette domain-containing protein; protein product: MSSLPLNKVILRLEKVNLFTKLKTQHPGNQQGYPILRDIDLEVFQSERIAIVGPVGAGKTSLLRLINRLIEPSSGKIYLENQEYRQIPVIQLRQMVVLVLQESKLLGMTVQQALAYPLVLRGLPKETIQERISYWTEQLHIPNEWLGRTEVQLSVGQRQLVAIARALLIQPKILLLDEPTSALDAGTASHLMQVLTQLSQTHQTTILMVNHQLELAQMFCTRLLHLEQGRLSANQTVSEIDWLELRESLIQAEAQDNFGF
- a CDS encoding DUF4079 domain-containing protein — translated: MNLPSFLWLWKIAAWSMGLSLLAYLMLAITGVWMFRARTSQQFPFTPFLGGNREVRSLHYLMGISMVSLVLLLLAIGIVGTLGHFGSLGHSSHLASGLIVVALVLLSVFSATQISARRPWARPLHIGVNIILFVGFAWVSLTGWIVVQKYLP
- a CDS encoding DUF1830 domain-containing protein: MAQILDPLPPEQSGKILCCYINATSKIQVARISNIPNWYFERVVFSGQRLVFEAPRKAQLEIHTGMMASAILSDKIPCDRLMLEEPNTDEFDTDSSSGEDPINAKSLVQQINTKTGDSTKPLQMVSLASVD